The following are encoded in a window of Pelecanus crispus isolate bPelCri1 chromosome 6, bPelCri1.pri, whole genome shotgun sequence genomic DNA:
- the TALDO1 gene encoding transaldolase isoform X2 has translation MLLESRSAVAETCAIDEYKPLDATTNPSLILAAAQMPAYQELVDDAVAYGKKLGGSEEEQIKNACDKLFVLFGAEILKRIPGRVSTEVDARLSFDKEGMIQRARRLIDLYKEAGIGKDRILIKLSSTWEGIQAGKVLEAEYGIHCNMTLLFSFAQAVACAEAGVTLISPFVGRILDWYVANGDKKTYEPSEDPGVKSVTKIYNYYKKFGYKTIVMGASFRNTGEIKALTGCDYLTISPKLLAELSKEYVKLTPTLSVKEAQACELEKIHLDEKAFRWHHNEDQMAVEKLSDGIRKFAADAIKLERMLKERMFSAENGK, from the exons ATGCTTCTTGAATCCCGCTCTGCTGTCGCTGAGACCTGCG CAATTGATGAGTACAAGCCCCTGGATGCCACCACAAACCCATCTCTGATACTAGCTGCAGCTCAGATGCCAGCTTACCAGGAACTTGTGGACGATGCTGTTGCCTATGGGAAAAAACTCGGCGG GTCAGAAGAGGAGCAGATCAAAAATGCTTGTGACAAACTTTTTGTATTATTTGGAGCTGAAATATTGAAGAGGATACCTGGCCGTGTGTCCACAGAAGTAGATGCAAG GTTGTCCTTTGATAAGGAAGGAATGATTCAGAGGGCCAGGCGCCTCATTGACCTTTATAAGGAAGCAGGAATCGGTAAAGATCGTATTCTCATAAAGCTCTCTTCGACATGGGAAGGAATCCAGGCTGGCAA GGTTCTGGAAGCAGAGTACGGGATTCACTGCAACATGACCTTGCTGTTCTCCTTTGCGCAGGCAGTTGCCTGTGCTGAAGCTGGAGTTACTCTGATTTCCCCATTCGTAGGACGTATCCTGGATTGGTATGTTGCAAATGGAGATAAGAAAACCTACGAGCCTTCAGAGGATCCAG GAGTGAAGAGTGTCACTAAGATCTACAACTACTACAAAAAGTTTGGCTACAAAACTATCGTGATGGGTGCTTCCTTTCGAAATACGGGAGAAATAAAAGCGCTTACAGGCTGTGACTATCTCACTATTTCACCCAAGCTTTTGGCAGAGCTCAGCAAAGAGTATGTCAAGTTAACTCCCACGCTCAGCGTAAAAGAGG CTCAGGCATGTGAGCTTGAGAAGATCCACCTGGATGAGAAGGCATTCCGCTGGCACCATAACGAAGACCAAATGGCTGTGGAGAAATTATCTGATGGGATCAGAAAATTTGCTGCAGATGCAATTAAACTGGAGAGGATGTTAAAG GAGCGAATGTTCAGTGCTGAAAATGGAAAGTAG
- the GATD1 gene encoding glutamine amidotransferase-like class 1 domain-containing protein 1 yields MRRRPPPPPRAMAERLGKPSCLIVASAAAAGVSAQSFLHCFTLTSSAFNLQVATPGGKSIDFVDVNESNMRWIQDFRMKSYANPAKLESIDGARYHALLIPNCPGAMTDLANSGYLAKILQHFSTENKPICAVGHGVAALCCATNEDKSWVFQGYSLTGPSVYELVRQPNFASLSIIVEDFVKDSGATFSASNPDAVHVVLDRHLVTGQNENSTLPAVQNLLILCNVR; encoded by the exons ATGAGGAGacggcccccgccccccccccgcgccatGGCGGAGCGGCTGGGCAAGCCCAGCTGCCTCATCGtcgccagcgccgccgccgcgg GTGTGTCAGCCCAGTCCTTCCTTCACTGCTTTACGCTGACTAGCTCTGCTTTTAATCTGCAAGTTGCAACTCCTGGG GGGAAGTCAATTGATTTTGTGGATGTGAATGAGAGCAACATGCGCTGGATACAGGACTTTCGTATGAAATCGTATGCGAACCCTGCCAAGCTGGAGTCGATTGATG GCGCTAGATACCATGCGTTGCTGATTCCAAACTGTCCCGGGGCTATGACCGACCTTGCGAACAGTGGGTACCTGGCTAAGATACTGCAGCACTTCAGCACTGAGAACA AGCCTATCTGTGCAGTTGGACACGGAGTTGCAGCTTTGTGTTGTGCCACCAATGAGGATAAATCCTGGGTATTTCAGGGATACAGCCTGACAGGG CCCTCTGTGTACGAACTAGTAAGGCAGCCAAATTTTGCCAGTTTGTCCATTATTGTGGAAGATTTCGTGAAAGATTCTGGAGCTACGTTTAGCG CCAGCAATCCGGATGCTGTACATGTCGTGCTGGACAGGCACCTGGTGACAGGACAGAATGAGAATTCCACTCTTCCTGCGGTCCAGAATCTTCTTATTCTTTGCAATGTCAG GTGA
- the TALDO1 gene encoding transaldolase isoform X1, with the protein MSVSPVKRQKMESVLDQLKHHTTVVADTGDFNAIDEYKPLDATTNPSLILAAAQMPAYQELVDDAVAYGKKLGGSEEEQIKNACDKLFVLFGAEILKRIPGRVSTEVDARLSFDKEGMIQRARRLIDLYKEAGIGKDRILIKLSSTWEGIQAGKVLEAEYGIHCNMTLLFSFAQAVACAEAGVTLISPFVGRILDWYVANGDKKTYEPSEDPGVKSVTKIYNYYKKFGYKTIVMGASFRNTGEIKALTGCDYLTISPKLLAELSKEYVKLTPTLSVKEAQACELEKIHLDEKAFRWHHNEDQMAVEKLSDGIRKFAADAIKLERMLKERMFSAENGK; encoded by the exons ATGTCGGTGTCTCCCGTGAAGCGGCAGAAGATGGAGTCGGTGCTGGACCAGCTCAAGCACCACACCACCGTGGTGGCCGACACCGGCGACTTCAACG CAATTGATGAGTACAAGCCCCTGGATGCCACCACAAACCCATCTCTGATACTAGCTGCAGCTCAGATGCCAGCTTACCAGGAACTTGTGGACGATGCTGTTGCCTATGGGAAAAAACTCGGCGG GTCAGAAGAGGAGCAGATCAAAAATGCTTGTGACAAACTTTTTGTATTATTTGGAGCTGAAATATTGAAGAGGATACCTGGCCGTGTGTCCACAGAAGTAGATGCAAG GTTGTCCTTTGATAAGGAAGGAATGATTCAGAGGGCCAGGCGCCTCATTGACCTTTATAAGGAAGCAGGAATCGGTAAAGATCGTATTCTCATAAAGCTCTCTTCGACATGGGAAGGAATCCAGGCTGGCAA GGTTCTGGAAGCAGAGTACGGGATTCACTGCAACATGACCTTGCTGTTCTCCTTTGCGCAGGCAGTTGCCTGTGCTGAAGCTGGAGTTACTCTGATTTCCCCATTCGTAGGACGTATCCTGGATTGGTATGTTGCAAATGGAGATAAGAAAACCTACGAGCCTTCAGAGGATCCAG GAGTGAAGAGTGTCACTAAGATCTACAACTACTACAAAAAGTTTGGCTACAAAACTATCGTGATGGGTGCTTCCTTTCGAAATACGGGAGAAATAAAAGCGCTTACAGGCTGTGACTATCTCACTATTTCACCCAAGCTTTTGGCAGAGCTCAGCAAAGAGTATGTCAAGTTAACTCCCACGCTCAGCGTAAAAGAGG CTCAGGCATGTGAGCTTGAGAAGATCCACCTGGATGAGAAGGCATTCCGCTGGCACCATAACGAAGACCAAATGGCTGTGGAGAAATTATCTGATGGGATCAGAAAATTTGCTGCAGATGCAATTAAACTGGAGAGGATGTTAAAG GAGCGAATGTTCAGTGCTGAAAATGGAAAGTAG